The sequence caatagcTTTCGCACCTACATCAACGGTCGTTTAATTCACGAGGGAGATTCTAATTTACCGATTATCACAGTAGCGGGAAATTTGAATATTCGGAGAGAGCGTTCCATGTCAAACCAAACTCGGGGGAGGGGGCTTGTTTTACATTTTGATGGGAGTCACTGGATACTCAGGGAGGGACGGTCAAGGCAGCAAATGTCGCTTTATCCTGTTGTGATATTTCACCGGCGAAAGATCGTGTTCATTATGCATGAATTTTAGAAGCTTAACTAGAGACTTTCTACTAGTAAAGACTTCTTTTCCCATGGGTTTCGCGGTTGGGattaatttcgagaattttaCGCAACGAAAAATTCTTGCTTGTGGGTGCAATAAAATACAAAGGCTGCGCTGTTTTCGTATAAAAACAGAGGTTTGGTTAGTGGTCTGTTTTGCGCTGAACTCATGGCGACGCGAAAGTGTTAAACATGAGACGTTCGAATTTCATTGCGGTTCTGGGAACCGGGATGAAATCATGGTCAGTTTTCCCGAGTTGGAAACATTTAATTGAGCGAACATGAAAATTGCAACGAAACGACCAAACACCAAGAGGAAACTCAACCAGGGACGAATTTTGTTTCCTGGATGAAACATTTGTATGGTACTTTTTCCGCAGAAATTTGAGTTTCACTAGAATTCGGGGAAACTTATATGAATTCCGCTCGTAATTTGCTTGTAGTCTAGTTTGAGCTCGCATAATATCAAATGGCGGTTTTACTTTTCGCCGatgggcaaaacaaaaaaaggttatTTTCATACTTCCTTACCAAAGGTGAATTTTTGTCACCTTTCAAGCGATCTCAGATTGTGCACGTTCAATGGAACGCACAGCCAGAATTTTTGCTACTTCGAAGTActtcgacaattttttttcgcaataacGAGATCCAACTTTTACTAAGCTCGGTTAAATGATAACTGAATGAATAAAAAGCTGTCCTTACAGGCACGCTCTGGAAGAGCATGAAATTATCATACGACACAATAGGGACGTTAATTACGCGATGTGCTATTGAAAAGAAATAGGAACTCGCAGTAAACTATCACcttcaaaaatcattttttcaatcCCACGATTTAACTTGAGCGTCTTTTAATTCCTAAGCGGTATTTTCCAAACACAACATtttacttctcttttcttttacgTTACGAGGGTGAAAGCGTGATAGTTTCACAACTAACACTTCTCTTTCAAGAGCCGCGCAAACAAGACGAAATGAGAATGACCACAATGATCCTTTTTCAATCCAACGGCTTAGTCGGGCAATTTTCAAGTCCAAAATGCAAGTTTTCATACACGAAGCCTTGtctcttcttccttttcttacGAGAAAGGCAagttaagcccggtttccatataatcgctcccgtcgctactgtcgtcgccatcgtcgaaaaacgtgttttgacgcaaaaatattttttgagcgatgGTAGCGATacagtgtttccatatgatcgccgctgTCGCTCGATTTCTTTAAAACTCGGTAGGGGAGATCTTGGCTCGATTACTAACTTTTGAGCGCGAATTTggcgttattttcaaaatgccggcagatgcgaacgaaggaatctgatatttttaaattttgtctccGCATCAGCGGCACTCATGTCAAACTTTTCGCTCGCAGTTCATCTTAATATActtgtctttataacttttactgtacttattgtaaatacagtcgtatttttgcacttcttccatgaagaaaaccattcgccattttgaagaatgtgccaggAAGTGACGAGTTGCACTATCGAatgttttcactgtgtgaaatgtactctgggaagcatttttgtcgctaccgtcgctactaaaatttccagtggtttccattaacaaaatacaccgtcgctgctgtcgcgactgtcgccgagatagaaatttttctatctcagcgacgctcgtcgccgctgtcgtacttgtcgctactatcgctgaagagtgtgtttccatatatcgccaccgtcgccgaaacacgtttttcgacgacagcggcgatagtagcgacgggagcgattatatggaaaccgggctttagtTTTAAAATTCACAACTCTTGACCAAGTGAAACCATCGATTCTGAGCTTCATTGTTCGCCGCTCAGTGTGCTGCCCGCTGTTATCGACTGATCAAAAGTGAAATTACATACTTTCAAAAAGGGCTATTGGGTCTGTACTTGAGGAGAAAAAACGCGTAAGACACCTTACATAAAGGAATATTTACGCACATGTCAACATTGAAAAcccttcaaaaaattaaaaaggtcctcacaaaagaatttgcactcttgttttgttttttgctctcGTCCTCGTGCCAAGTATAGTTCAAGAACGTTTTTTAAATAGCGAATCATCCTTATcgtgtttgtaaatatttttaatccACTGGTCCTTCAATATGTTTTGTGCATCGGCGGAGGTGACTCGCAAAACATATATTAAGAGACCAAGCATACTTAAGCGCATTTTGCCCCTGAGCACTCCTGTGTTAACAGCACCTACATGCGTAACTTtccaaacccctctcccctagTGCCGCTAAATGACACGCCGACAATTTTGCGACGACTTAAATTTCATCTTCGCAGACTCTCTGCGAATATTAATTAGcggaagttgaaaacaaaagccttttgttttcatgtgtgatgtggaatttgatccagaacaatagaccatttcttgatacgtaatattttgttttaatcgaATGTTGcaacgtttttttttgttttcacaaaaacaTAGTCGTGATAACGCGGAAAGTGAATGCATTGTTCTgagtctgattggttgaatatgATCACATGTGCTGGCTAATGAACCTTGATTGGTTATATCTTGCACCACTTAACCGTTGAAAAAGACTCAAGTTACCTTTCAAATTTGTTCGTCGATGTTGACGGCCTCAATACCGAAGAGTAGCGGGAACTATGAAGGAACGTTAACGCAAAGATGATTCCTTGTTGTTTACACTGTTAGCATGATGACCCCAAAGGTCACCTAAATACAGAAAacatcaaacaaacaaatataaaaTCAAGTAGAGCGGAAACAAAGGGATATATTAGACACCTTAAGATACCCCGATTTTCACGCACGGGTACGGGtagcgccattttgaattcatTAAATGACCACGTGATCGCGTCCTTCCCGTAAAAGTTACACGTTTTCCCGGGGTAATCGGTGGTCTACCCGTATGTTAGCGCCGGGTGAAAATGGAGAAACGGGTAAGTTTTTATGGTCTTTATCTTCGTTTATTAGACCGGAATGGTATTCAGATTCTTAGATAAACACTTGTTTTTCTGACTTGAAGTGTTTTGGGATTACGAAAAAGTTTTTTTGAAGCACAAATGTGGAGAAATTTTGCATGTCAAAAGGTCTTGCTGCTTTCCAAAACACGAGATGACTGAGGTGTAGTCTCTTTGCAAAAGTTTAGTTAAGACACGTttaaaatagatttaaaatacAGCAGGTTATGAACTACGATGAATAAAACCTAAATACAAATTACATACTTTATGTTAACTTGTATGGATACCTCTTGATTAAAACGTTTTGATAGAAGTAAACGAGGCATCTTCCATTTTTGAGTCGAAGACATAAGTCTTTATTTGTAGCAtattgttaaaaaagaaaaaaagtctaTTAAATCTGatagaaaaatgttttcggctTATTTCAGACGATGTTCAGATGGCATTTAAACCATGATATAGACCTTGCAAGAGAGGTTGTTGCTGTGAGGCCAGGACCTGGTTTAACCGACTGGAATCTTATTGCTGCGAATCTTCAGGCAGCATGGCCTGAAGATCCTCAGAGACATCTTAAGGGGCGCTCTTGCAAAGAACACTTTGAAGTGATGCTCACTCACCACAAAGAAGGAAACGAAGCTGCATTAAAGAAGTAAGCTTAGTTTGCCAAAAATggtagaataataataataataataataaataattaaatgctttatttaaactgaaaaaaaaatgatcagcAATTTTAACATAAAGAACGCTGGTATAAGCCGGTGATCAGTAAATAAGCATACTATTAAAAACACAATTCACCATCAATACGGGGAACTATATGGGAACTTAAGGGGGGGACACCTGCCTTCAAGAATTTTCCTAACAGGTTGTCAAGTACACTGTTAAACTTTTCCAATACACTTGTCTCTCTGGTCAATGATACTTCAATGACAACTTCAGTGAGAGACTGCATAACTGAATTTGAAGTCTCTTTGTTATACATACcctatttatttcttttaagtCTAATATTTTAAAGAAAGTGCAAGGAACTACCTAAGTATTTTCACAGcttattaattttcaaaacCACCCACCCCTCCCTCACAAGTTGTTGATGTTTACCTTAACAGATCTGGCACAGAGGAGGAATACAATGCAATCCATCAGTTGATGGATGATGCAGCTTCATATTTTGCTGACATGCAAAGAGACAAAGGGGtcaagaaaatcaagaaaagggCAACAGAAGatgaagataaacaaaaagGATTTGAGATGAGGGATGCAGCAATGAAAACTCTGAAGCAAAGTAAGGCAAAGTTTGATGTATTGTAGTGCTGTAGACTGACTTCATATGAAAGGAACCTATGAGAATCATCTGTTGTATTTCTGAGATGGTGGCATTGTCTTTGTATAGAATCTTCTGGAAGTGGAAGtgatgaagatgaagatgataGTCAGGGCCCAAGCAGGAAAAAAGGTGGCTTTTTTTTAAGTAACTCACTACTCTTGATCAGTTTCTGTAatgaaataaatcaaaataGTTGTATGAGAAAAGGGAATCATTAGGGTTATTGGATAGTTAGAAACTGATCTTTTCTGCAGTTGTTAATATTGTAGGGTGCATGGGAGGCTAATTGAAGAGAGAGGTGCTAttaaattttgagaaaaaatctCTCTCCTGGATCAGCAACTTTTTTGTAACCTTCAACATAGATTAAAACAAATACTTAGATTACTGAAGAGAGGTTCCCTTAAGGCTGTTTTGCTCATAAAATTAATAGGGTATGATTTTTGTACTCTAGCCTTGATATGGGTATGTTCTTAAACCTAGAAGCCGCTTTTTCATCATTATTGAAAAGAAACTCAACAAAAGCCCTTCACAAATTATGGTACGGTAATTAAACATTGGTCTGAACTAGGGATCCAATAATTATAACACAGGTCTAAAACAAGATTTTGATGTAAGGTTCAGCTCATAAATAGAGTTTCCAATTTTTgttcaggtcataaatagggttgGGAATATCGCAGAGTTTGGTCATAAAcagggtaagggttttgggaagtGGGCCAACACCCccacccaatttttctgggagtaccccTTCCCCATCCTCCCGGGACCTAAGGCATATATGTCACCACCCCAGCTTTGAGTTTCCCATCACATTTATATCTGAATAACCATTTTTGGGTATATGTTGGTACTTGAGTTTTCAATAAAGCCTAAGTGAAATCCCCATATACAGACAGCCATGTTAAGTTACTTGTCTGTTATGGGGTGAGGTGGGGGTGTTTTTCATGACTTTCCCAGTATGGTAACTTTCATTTCTGAGATGGGGGCAATTTGCCAACAACATGCCATGTATGGAAGGTGGCATTGTATGATATCTCTACTCAAACCCCTTTGGAATTACTAAATTCAAAATAAAGTAATTTTTATGGATAGTTGTAAGTGTATTTACTGTGCAGTTAGTTTTCTTCACTTATCTGAAACTCACTCTTTTAAGTCATAGCCTAGTAATACTTTTTGTCTGTTACAGCTAAGACCAGAACTCACTCAGGGAAAAGACCAGATGTTGTGTCAttccttgaaaataaaaataaagcttTCACAGAATTTCGTGAAAGAGAGTTGGAGTACAAGAGAGAGCAGTTGGCAGCAGACATAAAGTTGAAGCAAGAGCAGATGGAGCTGGACAAACGCAGAGTTGGCATACAAGAGCAGCAAATGGAGTTGCAATTGCAAATGATGCAAGCACTCATTCAATCTAAAAGATAATCAGCAGAGAATTTATGATTGCATATTTGTTACACGCATAGTATACGAGTTTTAATTGTTTAAGTATACTTTTTAGAAATTTGCCCTTGCATTGCAATGTTAATGTAACATGAGAAACTTTACATGACATGAATTTCATGGCAACAAGAATGTTGTATCATTTGAGAATGTTCACAATGTTAATATATTCAAGCTTTGTATACAGCCTTTACAAGATTCAGGTAGAAGTTTATTACAGGCAACTGAGTGCCCAGTGTTGGTTACCTTGGCTTGTCATGGTCACAACTTTTTGAAGTAAAGTGTTCTAAAACCTTTTCAAATGTGTATTCTACTGACCGTAGGAAAGGGgctaatttcaaaataaaatataaatatgcTTCCAACTAAGTGAACTGCCATAGGATATATAAAGCCTTCCTATGAATGAGACCACACTCTGTAAATTTCGGAGGCCTGATGGTTCGTGCGCTGGCTCCGGATCAAGCAATCCAGGTTCAACCCTCAACCTGGGCACCTGTTGTGTTCTTTTGCAAGAGACTTTATTGTCATAGTCCCTCTCTCCAGGCGAGTGTTTAAATGGGTACAAACAAATTTAATGCTGAGGGGAACCCTGCCATGGACCAGCATCCCATCCAGGGGGAGTAGAAACACTCCTAGTTGCTTCATGGAAAGGAAACTAGGATAAGCTCCATTCTGATGGCCCATTTGGATCAAATGCAGCTTCACCTTTGGGTTTTTGGAAAAGTAAATAACACACGGGTATGCCAGTTTCAATAAATTTCTCATTGGCCTATAAAGTTTTTACATATGTATGCATGTAAAGTAAGGAGTATCTGTGTGACTGGTCGCTACAGGATGGTAGTTAAATCTAGTCACAGATCCATTTTAACTTTACATTTTTCTACCTTCATCACTGCAAATCTGACTTTGAATTTAGTTACTGAGATATTCTTCTATGCCTGGAGGTGGAACACCAAAAAGAGAAGTAGTTGTGCTGCCATAGAGACATGTGTGGCAGTTAGTAAAAAGTGCCCCAATAACATAATATTTGCCTATTGGCTGCagcaaaattttcaagtttttgctgAAGTCTAGAAATGCAAAGTACTGTACTATTTTTCCGAATCCCCATTCAACAGATTCGCGCAGTTTGCTCATGTTTCCATTAAATTGTTCCTGTAGTGGAGTTAGCCCTGCACCTCTATAAGGGCCCAGAATATGCTGACGAATGGGATAGGCTGGGTCACCATACAGAGTAAATATGTTTGGTGGTGGGAATTTTCTCCTGAGCGCTGGTAAAAGATTGCTCTCATAGAGCAAGAAGGCATCATGGTGTCTACCAGCAATAGGTCCATAAAGATGGGCTATTAAACCATTTGGACAAACAACACTCTGAAATGAAATTGACTAAAATTAGTTCCAattgttaaccccttaactgccgaatgagcgctcagggcacttatagattttactctgtctaacgccagacgattttactcgtcaatggggaaccccttggcagggaaagggttaactgaACACTTGCATAATAAttttcaaggaaacaaaaaatgtggGACAATGATAATAAAATCACATTTACCTTACGTGCAATAGTTAAAAGGATTGTTTGGGGTACCTGAAATTTGATCCCATGAACACGTTTATGACCGGAGAACAGAATTCTTTGGTTACGAATTGGCCGGCAGCATGGTCGCAGGGTTCCATCAATAAACCCCCAGCAGTTGGGAAGGGGTGCTCCAGCAGCATGAATAGCATCAGCAAAGGTCTGTGCATTAATCCAGTCCACATCTAGATTCTCTAACAGGTGATGGTACCGGTTGTATATGTCATCAAGCACCTACAGGCAATTTTCAAGCACaacttttcaaaggaaatcTCATTCAAATCCTTTGTTTACTTGTTTGGTACGTCTGTATTCAATTTTCCTATATTTAGCAACTGTGACATATTGTTGCTGCATTTTAGATTTTCAAAAAAGGCTTTTAGAGAGGAACTGGCACACACCCTGCATTTTACACTGACTACTACAACTTTTTTTGGAATGTTTGGATTTGAAACAATAAAAGAATAGTTGGTTTTGAATATTCTCCATTGTAGccttaaaacaaattaatagCAAACGAAAGATCATTCACAGGTAAGATGAAAACTACACTATAGACCTTTGAAAAACACC is a genomic window of Acropora muricata isolate sample 2 chromosome 8, ASM3666990v1, whole genome shotgun sequence containing:
- the LOC136925917 gene encoding uncharacterized protein isoform X1, translated to MFRWHLNHDIDLAREVVAVRPGPGLTDWNLIAANLQAAWPEDPQRHLKGRSCKEHFEVMLTHHKEGNEAALKKSGTEEEYNAIHQLMDDAASYFADMQRDKGVKKIKKRATEDEDKQKGFEMRDAAMKTLKQKSSGSGSDEDEDDSQGPSRKKAKTRTHSGKRPDVVSFLENKNKAFTEFRERELEYKREQLAADIKLKQEQMELDKRRVGIQEQQMELQLQMMQALIQSKR
- the LOC136925917 gene encoding uncharacterized protein isoform X2 is translated as MFRWHLNHDIDLAREVVAVRPGPGLTDWNLIAANLQAAWPEDPQRHLKGRSCKEHFEVMLTHHKEGNEAALKKSGTEEEYNAIHQLMDDAASYFADMQRDKGVKKIKKRATEDEDKQKGFEMRDAAMKTLKQTKTRTHSGKRPDVVSFLENKNKAFTEFRERELEYKREQLAADIKLKQEQMELDKRRVGIQEQQMELQLQMMQALIQSKR
- the LOC136925906 gene encoding uncharacterized protein, with amino-acid sequence MAAQKIRRTIDDLLLLSAVEEEEDSDVETLLLDLVAKEPRPFQRSFRIDLEILDDQECINLFRFSKDDVHLLYDLLRVPEYYRCPNGTVVGGLESLLLLLRRLTYPNRLSDLCSLFGRPEPELSMIVHKVLDDIYNRYHHLLENLDVDWINAQTFADAIHAAGAPLPNCWGFIDGTLRPCCRPIRNQRILFSGHKRVHGIKFQSVVCPNGLIAHLYGPIAGRHHDAFLLYESNLLPALRRKFPPPNIFTLYGDPAYPIRQHILGPYRGAGLTPLQEQFNGNMSKLRESVEWGFGKIVQYFAFLDFSKNLKILLQPIGKYYVIGALFTNCHTCLYGSTTTSLFGVPPPGIEEYLSN